In Pseudomonadota bacterium, one DNA window encodes the following:
- a CDS encoding IS110 family transposase: protein MSTIKYIGLDVHKNSIAIAIADYERNSEVRYYGQVENNMDQLNKVLRKLVSDGSELSCVYEAGPCGYHLYRYLTDNGIDCSVIAPSQMPRKSGDRIKTDRRDAITLARLHRAGELTSVYVPTLEDEALRDLVRGREDAQKALRKSKQQLGAFLLRHHIIYSGKTMWSSAHFNWLADISMEHRAQQVMLQEYIDTVVDNSKRVDRLTSQIRDLSEQSRLAPLIKSLQAMRGISFIVAATMAAELGDLHRFANPAQMMAYLGLVPSEHSSGEKTKRGAITKTGNGHVRKALIEAAQAYHGRAARMSESHAGTS from the coding sequence ATGAGTACAATAAAGTATATAGGTTTGGATGTCCACAAAAATTCCATTGCGATTGCTATCGCTGATTATGAACGTAATAGTGAAGTAAGATATTACGGTCAGGTTGAAAACAATATGGACCAACTCAATAAAGTTCTCCGGAAGCTGGTTTCAGATGGTTCCGAGCTTAGTTGCGTTTATGAAGCCGGCCCCTGTGGTTATCACCTTTATCGTTATTTGACCGATAATGGCATTGATTGCTCTGTTATTGCTCCTTCCCAAATGCCCCGCAAGAGTGGCGACCGGATAAAAACTGACCGACGTGATGCCATCACCCTGGCCAGGCTTCATCGGGCAGGGGAGCTGACATCGGTGTATGTCCCCACCTTGGAGGATGAAGCCTTGCGGGATTTGGTTCGTGGTCGTGAAGATGCCCAGAAAGCTTTACGTAAAAGCAAGCAGCAACTTGGTGCTTTTCTGCTCAGGCATCATATCATTTATTCCGGCAAAACCATGTGGTCTTCAGCTCATTTTAACTGGCTGGCAGATATCAGCATGGAACATCGTGCCCAGCAGGTCATGCTTCAAGAGTACATAGACACGGTTGTTGATAACAGCAAGCGGGTCGATCGACTTACCAGCCAAATTCGTGATTTATCCGAGCAAAGCCGATTAGCCCCATTGATTAAATCTCTTCAGGCCATGCGTGGAATTTCCTTTATTGTTGCGGCAACCATGGCAGCCGAACTGGGTGATCTTCATCGCTTTGCAAATCCGGCCCAAATGATGGCCTATCTTGGCCTTGTTCCCTCCGAACATTCATCGGGAGAAAAAACCAAGAGAGGAGCCATCACGAAAACGGGTAATGGTCATGTGCGAAAAGCCCTTATAGAAGCCGCACAGGCTTACCATGGACGGGCGGCGAGAATGAGCGAGAGCCATGCCGGAACATCCTGA
- a CDS encoding MBL fold metallo-hydrolase has protein sequence MTPLFLPKLVNEPFGDPAVFMQIRHEKTAVLFDLGDLSRLPARKLMKISHIFVSHCHMDHFIGFDQLLRCVLGRQKNIRIFGPPGILSHVRGKLAGYTWNLVENYSLSLTISEIHPDQYLCSQTLFCRDGFQEQALKKTPFPNHTILSTPNFSVQAVILDHKIPCAAYSLQEPFHINFRQDVLDENSWPRGPWLTELRKAIRSKIPENTCFKVAGKIYSLHELTQLLTIITPGQKIGYVTDINASRKNFELVKELIRGVDILFCEAAFLDNDQQKADQTYHLTASQAGRLARESQVKKLVIFHFSPKNHGCEQLYYQEAAKNFSGQIA, from the coding sequence ATGACCCCTCTCTTTCTCCCCAAACTGGTTAATGAACCGTTCGGTGATCCAGCCGTATTCATGCAGATAAGGCATGAAAAAACAGCCGTTCTTTTCGACCTGGGAGATCTGTCCCGGCTACCGGCGAGGAAATTAATGAAAATAAGCCATATTTTTGTTTCCCATTGCCACATGGATCATTTTATTGGTTTCGATCAACTGCTACGCTGTGTTCTGGGACGGCAAAAAAATATCCGTATTTTTGGACCACCGGGAATTTTATCGCATGTACGAGGCAAACTGGCAGGATACACCTGGAACCTGGTGGAAAACTACTCCCTGTCTTTAACCATCTCAGAGATACACCCTGACCAGTATCTGTGTTCCCAAACCCTCTTCTGCCGGGATGGGTTCCAGGAACAAGCCCTTAAAAAAACCCCGTTTCCCAATCATACCATTCTCTCAACCCCGAATTTTTCTGTCCAGGCCGTCATTCTGGATCACAAAATCCCCTGTGCCGCCTACAGTCTTCAGGAACCATTCCATATCAATTTTCGCCAGGATGTTCTGGATGAAAATTCCTGGCCGCGAGGTCCCTGGCTAACGGAACTAAGGAAAGCCATTCGCAGCAAAATCCCTGAAAATACGTGTTTTAAGGTGGCAGGAAAAATTTATTCTCTCCATGAACTTACCCAATTACTAACCATTATCACCCCTGGCCAGAAAATCGGCTATGTCACCGATATTAACGCCAGCCGGAAGAATTTTGAGTTGGTAAAAGAGTTAATCAGGGGCGTCGATATTCTTTTCTGTGAAGCCGCTTTTCTGGATAATGATCAGCAGAAGGCCGACCAGACTTATCATTTAACCGCATCCCAGGCCGGCAGACTGGCCCGGGAATCCCAAGTGAAAAAACTGGTTATTTTTCATTTTTCGCCTAAAAATCATGGATGTGAGCAACTATACTATCAGGAAGCGGCCAAAAATTTTTCTGGTCAGATTGCGTAA
- a CDS encoding methionine synthase gives MNKTVGKRPFKPQCMATGIGSLPYQQVDEAAEDIMAFLKEAPFWPQLPNLSYLENMYAQYAEQFPGMVIDVKQKQMFVDSESDKFPAQLEAFYDKIIRDEVDYFAISEKFAAGLWEVPSLLQHSDLPIKIMKGQVTGPISFGLTVTSADKKSIIYDATLADVLVKHLAMKARWQEAYLQKLFPDQPVMMFFDEPYMVSFGTAFCTLSRETVVAMLNEVFSVVHGLSGVHCCGNTDWSLLLQTSVDVLNFDAFEYVDNLFLYQEDLFRFVERGGYLAWGIVPTSEAVLQESADSLLQLFISQVAKLEAIGFSRETVLEQSFITPSCGCGSLSVSWTNRILRMTAELSSMIRQHYGLS, from the coding sequence ATGAATAAAACAGTGGGAAAAAGACCTTTCAAACCTCAATGCATGGCGACTGGTATTGGCAGCCTGCCTTATCAGCAGGTTGATGAGGCTGCCGAAGACATCATGGCATTTCTGAAAGAAGCGCCATTCTGGCCGCAGCTTCCTAATCTGAGTTATTTGGAAAATATGTATGCCCAGTATGCGGAACAATTTCCGGGCATGGTTATTGACGTTAAGCAGAAGCAGATGTTTGTGGATTCCGAGAGTGATAAGTTTCCGGCCCAGCTGGAAGCATTTTATGATAAAATCATCCGGGATGAGGTGGATTATTTTGCGATCAGTGAAAAATTTGCTGCCGGGCTTTGGGAGGTGCCGTCTTTATTGCAACATTCTGATTTGCCCATTAAAATTATGAAAGGCCAGGTGACTGGTCCCATCAGTTTTGGTTTGACGGTAACCTCAGCGGATAAAAAATCCATCATTTACGATGCTACCCTGGCCGATGTGCTGGTTAAGCACCTGGCGATGAAAGCCCGCTGGCAGGAGGCCTATCTGCAGAAGTTGTTTCCCGATCAGCCGGTGATGATGTTTTTTGATGAACCTTATATGGTTTCTTTCGGCACCGCATTTTGTACCTTATCCCGGGAAACCGTGGTGGCGATGCTGAATGAAGTGTTTTCGGTGGTTCATGGTCTGAGCGGGGTGCATTGTTGCGGTAATACGGATTGGTCCTTGTTGCTTCAGACCTCTGTTGATGTGCTTAATTTTGATGCTTTTGAATATGTCGATAACCTTTTTTTATATCAGGAAGATCTTTTTCGCTTTGTCGAGCGTGGGGGATATCTGGCCTGGGGTATAGTGCCTACCAGCGAAGCAGTTTTGCAAGAGAGTGCTGACTCTTTGTTGCAGCTGTTTATTTCCCAGGTGGCGAAGCTGGAGGCCATAGGATTCAGCCGCGAGACCGTGTTGGAGCAAAGTTTTATTACTCCCAGCTGTGGCTGTGGTTCTTTGTCTGTTTCATGGACTAATAGAATTTTGCGGATGACGGCTGAACTTTCTTCCATGATTAGACAGCATTATGGGTTGTCATAG
- a CDS encoding Hsp20/alpha crystallin family protein — translation MPADNKHLHHVVPLVDIYKTGEGVIVHIDLPGVKKEQIKLNIEGDRLLLVCERPDERPNLSRGFFNLMEREYGFFRRELVLPSGLQPEKAEAKMDDGVLMVRIPYKAKG, via the coding sequence ATGCCGGCTGACAACAAACATCTGCACCATGTTGTTCCTTTGGTTGATATCTATAAAACCGGCGAGGGGGTAATTGTTCACATTGACCTCCCGGGAGTGAAAAAGGAGCAGATAAAACTTAATATCGAAGGCGATCGTTTACTGTTGGTTTGTGAACGGCCGGATGAACGTCCGAACCTGTCGAGGGGATTTTTTAATCTGATGGAACGGGAATATGGTTTTTTCCGGCGCGAACTTGTTTTGCCTTCCGGTCTGCAGCCGGAAAAGGCGGAGGCAAAAATGGACGACGGGGTGTTGATGGTTCGTATCCCATATAAGGCTAAAGGCTAA
- the thiL gene encoding thiamine-phosphate kinase codes for MVEKPAVGDCGEFTLIDRIRKLLPPVSGSVRLGIGDDAAVIRQPGGEALLVTTDMLVEGIHFDCSFISAADLGGKALAVNLSDIAAMGGIPTGCFLGLGLPPSLPLAWFTDFIAGMLDTAGHYGVQLLGGDTVASEQITIAITMHGRAAEAEIVYREGAKPGDRIYISGTLGDSALGLHLLQQGKTADMDKKPAESFLINRHRRPQPRIQLAHRLAETSLASSMLDVSDGLLGDLGHLLVAGGRLGAEIILDHLPLSPAYRQFQSLGLLDGYLPALTGGEDYELLFTVSAEREDELAGITMDSGVDVRCVGRIEEKAGIRLKLPGGQLFSADDLHSYDHFSVHNVS; via the coding sequence ATGGTTGAAAAACCGGCTGTCGGGGATTGTGGCGAATTTACCCTGATTGACCGAATCAGGAAGTTGTTGCCGCCGGTCAGCGGGTCGGTGAGACTGGGGATCGGCGACGATGCTGCCGTTATCCGCCAACCGGGAGGAGAAGCCCTGCTGGTAACCACCGATATGCTGGTGGAGGGTATTCATTTTGACTGTTCTTTTATTTCGGCCGCGGATCTAGGCGGCAAAGCCCTCGCCGTTAATCTCAGCGATATTGCCGCCATGGGTGGTATTCCTACCGGTTGTTTTCTTGGCCTTGGCTTACCACCATCCCTTCCACTGGCCTGGTTCACAGATTTTATTGCCGGAATGCTGGACACCGCCGGTCATTATGGGGTTCAACTGCTTGGCGGTGATACGGTGGCCTCCGAACAGATTACTATTGCCATTACCATGCATGGGCGGGCGGCAGAAGCGGAAATCGTCTACCGGGAAGGGGCAAAACCCGGTGACCGGATCTATATTTCCGGAACTTTGGGTGACAGTGCCCTTGGATTACATTTGCTGCAACAGGGTAAGACAGCGGATATGGATAAAAAACCGGCGGAAAGTTTTCTTATTAACCGGCATCGGCGGCCGCAGCCCCGGATTCAGTTGGCTCACCGGCTTGCAGAGACTTCTCTGGCTTCTTCAATGTTGGATGTCAGCGATGGCCTGCTGGGAGATTTGGGCCATCTTCTGGTTGCCGGTGGGCGGCTGGGGGCTGAAATTATCCTTGACCATTTGCCTTTATCTCCGGCCTATCGTCAGTTTCAATCCCTGGGTTTGCTGGATGGGTATCTGCCGGCTTTGACTGGGGGGGAGGATTACGAATTACTTTTTACCGTATCAGCTGAACGGGAGGATGAACTGGCCGGGATAACGATGGATTCAGGTGTAGATGTCCGTTGTGTTGGCAGGATTGAGGAAAAAGCCGGAATTCGCCTCAAGTTGCCCGGGGGGCAGCTGTTTTCCGCTGACGACCTGCATAGTTATGATCATTTTTCAGTTCATAATGTGTCCTAA
- a CDS encoding HD domain-containing protein, protein MKLYLGDLQEHQNVKTVVLVVRKSVARSRKDKEYIALKIRDKSAEMNAHIWDNVEAFRDRFNENDYVLIKGRVVSFQGILQLNVFHLEPFQGEVDPRDFLPQTEKNIGNLKLALRSAVEEVKNEWLVRLLKEFFLRDKDFQGRFELAPAAKSMHHAWLGGLLEHTVGVLQLAQQAAPLYPYLDQDLLVAGALLHDIGKVEELSYEKSFGYTSRGRLLGHIVIGVEMVREKAAKISGFPPSLLMLIEHLLLSHHGEYQWGSPKRPKIPEAVMLHYLDDLDAKLNSIAVFCSGQRENSAIWTNYNKVFERYFLLDRNMDMDDKAELEIELDSSPPENPMLF, encoded by the coding sequence GTGAAACTCTACCTTGGAGATTTGCAGGAACACCAAAATGTGAAAACCGTTGTGCTGGTGGTGCGTAAGTCAGTGGCTCGTTCCCGTAAAGACAAGGAATATATTGCCTTGAAAATTAGGGATAAGAGTGCCGAAATGAACGCCCATATCTGGGATAATGTTGAGGCATTTCGCGACCGGTTCAACGAAAATGATTATGTTCTGATCAAAGGGCGGGTGGTATCTTTCCAGGGGATACTTCAATTGAACGTTTTTCACCTTGAACCATTTCAGGGGGAAGTGGACCCGCGGGATTTTCTGCCGCAGACAGAGAAAAATATCGGCAATCTGAAGCTGGCATTGCGAAGTGCGGTGGAAGAGGTGAAAAACGAGTGGCTGGTTCGGTTGCTGAAGGAGTTTTTTCTGCGGGATAAAGATTTTCAGGGTCGGTTTGAACTGGCCCCGGCAGCTAAATCCATGCATCATGCCTGGCTGGGGGGATTATTGGAACATACCGTCGGGGTGCTTCAATTGGCCCAACAGGCAGCCCCCCTTTATCCGTATCTTGACCAGGATTTGCTGGTTGCCGGAGCCTTGCTGCATGATATCGGCAAAGTTGAAGAGCTCAGCTATGAAAAATCCTTTGGTTATACTTCCAGGGGCCGGTTGCTGGGTCATATTGTTATTGGGGTTGAAATGGTCAGGGAAAAGGCCGCAAAAATTTCCGGATTCCCTCCATCCCTGTTGATGTTGATTGAGCATCTGCTTCTCAGTCATCATGGTGAATATCAATGGGGATCACCAAAACGTCCTAAAATTCCCGAAGCCGTTATGCTGCACTACCTGGATGATTTAGATGCCAAACTGAACTCTATTGCCGTATTTTGTTCCGGGCAAAGGGAGAATAGCGCTATCTGGACTAATTACAATAAGGTTTTTGAGCGCTATTTTCTCCTGGATCGGAATATGGACATGGATGATAAAGCTGAACTGGAAATTGAACTTGATTCTTCTCCGCCAGAAAACCCCATGCTTTTTTGA
- a CDS encoding dodecin family protein, producing the protein MDDSVYKVVELVGTSPKSWEEAVKNVVKKAKGSLQDLRVAEVSELDVKIENGEVAAYRAKVKLSFKYNS; encoded by the coding sequence ATGGATGATAGTGTTTATAAGGTTGTTGAGTTGGTGGGTACCAGTCCCAAATCCTGGGAAGAAGCAGTCAAAAATGTGGTGAAGAAGGCAAAAGGCAGTCTGCAGGATTTGCGGGTTGCCGAAGTATCGGAGCTGGATGTCAAGATTGAGAACGGAGAAGTGGCTGCCTATCGGGCTAAAGTAAAACTGTCATTTAAATATAATAGTTGA
- the hrcA gene encoding heat-inducible transcriptional repressor HrcA, whose translation MENLTERYDRILDAIVSSYICSAEPVGSRTLSRNTAFNLSPATIRNVMADLEDLGLLCQPHTSAGRIPTDKGFRYYVDHLMEGPELPETVQEKIRMACARHRGNMAEMLKDGIMALSQLAPYVSVVSLPHFNQTTLKHIRFVSLNDRQILAVMVSGSGSVQNVLFEVDTVFAQDDLNRFSNFLNQMVDGLTLEGVKRKIFSQMKADKDVYDSMISQVLRLSQKMLDQRVGDDSEIMIDGKLNILEHPEFADFDKMKQLFRAFEEKNIMVKLLDEAQKGEQLRVFIGVENQCEEMSVCSVVMADYGQEGQPMGKIGIIGPTRMEYSRIIPLVRYTAEVINQLM comes from the coding sequence ATGGAAAATCTGACGGAAAGATATGATCGTATTCTGGATGCGATTGTTTCAAGCTATATCTGCTCAGCGGAGCCGGTTGGTTCGCGAACACTTTCCCGGAACACGGCTTTTAATCTCAGTCCCGCGACTATCCGCAATGTTATGGCGGATTTGGAGGACTTGGGTCTGCTATGCCAGCCGCATACTTCTGCCGGCAGGATCCCCACGGACAAGGGTTTCCGTTACTATGTTGATCATTTGATGGAAGGCCCGGAGTTGCCGGAGACGGTGCAGGAAAAAATCAGGATGGCCTGTGCCAGACATCGGGGTAACATGGCAGAGATGTTGAAAGATGGAATTATGGCCCTGTCTCAATTGGCGCCTTATGTCAGTGTTGTCAGTCTGCCGCATTTTAATCAGACGACATTGAAGCATATCCGCTTTGTCAGCTTGAATGATCGCCAGATTCTGGCAGTAATGGTTTCGGGATCAGGGTCGGTACAGAATGTCCTGTTTGAGGTGGACACGGTTTTTGCTCAGGATGATTTGAACCGGTTTTCCAATTTTCTTAATCAAATGGTGGATGGCTTGACTCTGGAGGGGGTGAAGCGTAAAATATTTTCGCAGATGAAAGCGGATAAAGATGTTTATGACAGCATGATTTCTCAGGTGCTTCGATTGAGTCAGAAGATGCTTGATCAGCGGGTAGGTGATGATTCTGAGATTATGATTGACGGCAAACTGAACATCCTGGAACATCCTGAGTTTGCTGATTTCGATAAAATGAAACAACTGTTCCGGGCCTTTGAAGAAAAAAATATTATGGTTAAATTGCTTGATGAGGCGCAGAAAGGGGAACAGCTTCGGGTTTTTATCGGGGTGGAAAATCAGTGTGAAGAAATGAGTGTCTGTTCCGTGGTTATGGCGGATTACGGTCAGGAAGGGCAGCCGATGGGGAAAATTGGGATTATCGGTCCCACCAGGATGGAGTATTCCCGAATTATTCCCCTGGTACGGTATACGGCCGAAGTTATTAACCAGCTAATG
- the grpE gene encoding nucleotide exchange factor GrpE, whose protein sequence is MIPVKGAGKAPEFEYEGEVMAKQQTKISAETAAQQNNDEAQNSPDQDMSVEELARENEQLKKSNAQLQQEKEALQERSLRLQADGENFRKRITREKEEFARYAKEEFIREILPIKDNLERALEHGGAGDNSKMIIDGINMILEQFSSIFEKMGVVCLTCYGEKFDPNFHEAMMHQEAAEHEPNTVIAEHQKGYIYHDRLLRPALVTVSKAQSKDKKFDNK, encoded by the coding sequence ATGATTCCAGTAAAGGGGGCCGGCAAAGCTCCCGAATTTGAGTATGAAGGTGAGGTTATGGCAAAACAGCAAACAAAAATTTCCGCTGAAACTGCAGCGCAGCAAAATAATGATGAAGCACAGAATTCTCCGGACCAGGATATGAGTGTGGAAGAACTGGCCCGGGAGAATGAACAGCTAAAAAAGTCAAACGCGCAGTTGCAGCAGGAAAAAGAAGCCTTGCAGGAACGGAGTTTGCGGCTGCAGGCGGACGGGGAGAATTTCCGTAAACGGATCACGAGAGAAAAAGAAGAATTTGCCCGCTATGCCAAGGAAGAGTTTATCCGGGAGATTTTGCCGATCAAAGATAATCTCGAACGGGCCCTTGAGCATGGAGGCGCGGGGGATAATTCGAAGATGATTATTGATGGAATCAACATGATTCTTGAGCAGTTTTCTTCTATTTTTGAAAAAATGGGGGTTGTTTGCCTGACCTGTTATGGGGAAAAATTTGATCCCAATTTTCATGAAGCCATGATGCATCAGGAGGCTGCTGAGCATGAACCTAACACCGTTATTGCCGAACATCAGAAAGGCTATATTTACCATGACCGGCTCCTGCGTCCTGCCCTGGTGACGGTTTCCAAGGCCCAAAGTAAAGATAAGAAATTTGATAATAAATAA
- the dnaK gene encoding molecular chaperone DnaK, producing MSKVIGIDLGTTNSCVSVMEGGEAKVITNAEGGRTTPSMVAFTESGERLVGQLAKRQAVTNPEQTIFAVKRLIGRKFDAPQVQQMIKKVSYKIVKAKNGDAWVKVKDKEYSPAEISAIILQKMKQTAEDYLGEPVTDAVVTVPAYFNDSQRQATKDAGKISGLNVLRIINEPTAASLTYGEDKKAEGKIAVFDLGGGTFDISIMELGDGVFEVKATNGDTFLGGEDFDERVLDYIAEQFRKTEGIDLRNDKMALQRLKEAAEKAKCELSSSRETDINLPFITADASGPKHLNMKLTRGVLEGLVEDLIDRVKQPCMQVLKDAGVAAADIREVILVGGMTRMPSVQEKVKQIFGQEPSKGVNPDEVVAIGAAIQGGVLKGEVKDVLLLDVTPLSLGIETLGGVTTKLIEKNTTIPTKKSQIFTTAADSQTAVSILVLQGEREMAADNKTLAKFDLVGIPPAPRGTPQIEVSFNIDANGIVHVSAKDQATGKEQSIEIKASSGLSEEEIDKMVKDAEAHAEEDKQKRELIDLRNQADTLIYTSEKSLKEIGDKISAEERGNVESALNQLKSVKDGSDTEAIKAALDTLTQSSHKLAEAMYAKASTEAQAEQGGETGEAGADDEVVDADFEEVNDENK from the coding sequence ATGAGTAAAGTAATAGGTATAGATCTGGGAACCACCAACTCCTGCGTCAGTGTTATGGAGGGTGGAGAGGCAAAAGTTATTACCAATGCGGAGGGTGGACGAACCACGCCTTCAATGGTCGCCTTTACCGAGTCGGGTGAGCGGCTGGTGGGTCAGTTGGCCAAGCGCCAAGCCGTTACCAATCCAGAACAGACCATCTTTGCAGTGAAGCGCTTGATTGGGCGTAAATTTGACGCTCCTCAGGTTCAACAGATGATTAAGAAGGTTTCCTATAAGATTGTCAAAGCAAAAAATGGGGATGCCTGGGTTAAAGTCAAAGACAAGGAGTACAGCCCGGCGGAAATATCCGCCATAATTTTGCAGAAAATGAAACAGACAGCGGAGGATTATCTGGGAGAACCGGTGACTGATGCTGTAGTTACGGTGCCGGCCTATTTTAATGACAGCCAGCGCCAGGCCACTAAAGATGCCGGTAAGATTTCCGGGCTGAATGTCTTGAGAATTATTAATGAACCAACGGCTGCCTCCCTGACCTATGGTGAGGATAAAAAAGCTGAGGGGAAAATCGCGGTATTTGACCTGGGCGGCGGAACTTTCGATATTTCGATTATGGAATTAGGTGACGGAGTTTTTGAAGTCAAAGCCACCAATGGTGATACTTTCCTCGGCGGTGAGGATTTTGATGAGCGGGTTTTAGATTATATTGCCGAACAATTTCGCAAAACTGAGGGCATTGATCTGCGGAATGATAAAATGGCCTTGCAGCGCTTGAAAGAAGCGGCGGAAAAAGCCAAATGTGAGCTCTCCAGTTCCCGGGAAACCGATATTAATCTGCCCTTTATTACTGCTGATGCCAGTGGTCCGAAACATCTGAATATGAAACTTACCCGGGGTGTTCTGGAAGGTCTGGTAGAAGATCTGATTGACCGGGTGAAACAGCCTTGTATGCAGGTCTTGAAAGATGCTGGTGTTGCCGCCGCTGATATTCGTGAAGTTATCCTGGTGGGCGGAATGACCAGGATGCCGAGCGTCCAGGAGAAAGTGAAACAGATTTTCGGCCAGGAGCCCAGCAAAGGCGTTAATCCTGATGAAGTGGTGGCTATTGGCGCCGCTATTCAGGGTGGTGTCCTCAAAGGGGAGGTAAAGGACGTGCTGTTGCTGGATGTAACCCCTCTTTCTCTGGGGATTGAAACCCTGGGTGGGGTGACGACCAAGCTGATTGAAAAGAATACTACCATCCCGACGAAGAAAAGCCAGATTTTTACCACCGCGGCTGATAGTCAGACGGCTGTCAGTATTCTGGTGCTGCAGGGAGAACGGGAAATGGCGGCTGACAACAAAACCCTGGCCAAATTTGACTTGGTTGGTATTCCGCCGGCCCCGCGCGGTACTCCCCAGATTGAAGTTTCCTTTAATATCGATGCCAATGGTATTGTTCATGTCTCGGCCAAAGACCAAGCCACCGGGAAAGAACAGTCCATTGAGATCAAGGCTTCCAGTGGTTTAAGCGAGGAAGAGATTGACAAGATGGTCAAGGACGCGGAAGCTCACGCGGAGGAAGATAAACAGAAACGAGAGTTGATAGATCTTCGTAACCAGGCTGATACCCTTATCTATACCAGTGAAAAATCTCTTAAGGAAATAGGTGATAAAATTTCAGCCGAGGAACGGGGTAATGTTGAGTCTGCCTTGAATCAGTTGAAATCGGTTAAAGATGGCAGTGATACTGAGGCCATTAAAGCTGCTCTTGACACTTTGACCCAGTCATCCCATAAATTGGCGGAAGCCATGTATGCCAAGGCTTCCACGGAAGCCCAGGCGGAGCAAGGTGGCGAAACCGGTGAAGCCGGTGCTGATGATGAAGTGGTTGATGCTGATTTTGAAGAAGTTAACGACGAAAACAAATAA
- the dnaJ gene encoding molecular chaperone DnaJ has protein sequence MKRDYYEVLQVHRNASELELKKTYRKLAFQYHPDKNPGDKEAENKFKELTEAYEVLADSQKRAAYDQFGHAGVSGNGGGFPGGGFSTDGFGNFGDIFSDLFGDVFGASAGGRARSSARSGENLRYTLDIEFEEAVFGTEAKIRLPRQVPCSECNGSGLAAGSQPETCGTCHGHGQVRFQQGFFSVNQTCPTCHGEGVIIRNPCQNCKGTGRIAGEKNLSVKIPAGVESGSRLKMVGEGSAGLKGGPPGDLYVVINVKDHPIFVREGDDIICRVPISFSQASLGDEIMVPTLEGRQTLKIAPGTQSGHLYHFKNQGVPHLRSYGRGEQIIQVVVETPTNLTERQRELLGEFARECGEETQPQHKSFFSKVKEMLG, from the coding sequence TTGAAGCGTGATTATTATGAGGTATTGCAGGTACATCGTAATGCCTCCGAACTGGAACTTAAAAAGACTTACCGTAAGCTGGCATTCCAATATCATCCGGATAAAAATCCTGGAGATAAAGAAGCCGAAAATAAATTTAAAGAGCTTACTGAAGCCTATGAAGTGCTTGCTGATTCTCAGAAGCGGGCTGCCTATGATCAATTTGGCCATGCCGGTGTGAGCGGGAATGGCGGCGGTTTCCCGGGAGGCGGTTTCAGTACTGATGGTTTTGGTAATTTCGGCGATATCTTCAGTGATTTATTTGGTGATGTTTTTGGAGCTTCCGCCGGCGGTCGTGCCCGCTCTTCCGCCCGTAGCGGGGAAAACCTGCGCTATACTCTTGATATTGAGTTTGAAGAAGCAGTTTTTGGGACTGAAGCAAAAATCAGGTTGCCGCGCCAGGTCCCCTGTTCTGAGTGCAATGGTTCCGGTCTGGCTGCCGGCAGTCAGCCGGAGACCTGTGGAACCTGCCATGGTCATGGTCAGGTTCGTTTTCAGCAGGGTTTTTTCAGTGTTAACCAGACCTGTCCTACCTGCCATGGAGAAGGAGTAATTATTCGCAATCCCTGTCAAAATTGTAAAGGTACTGGCAGGATTGCCGGCGAAAAAAACCTTTCGGTCAAAATTCCGGCCGGGGTTGAGTCCGGCTCGCGGCTTAAAATGGTTGGTGAAGGAAGCGCCGGCTTGAAGGGCGGCCCACCGGGGGATCTTTATGTGGTTATCAATGTTAAAGATCACCCCATTTTTGTTCGCGAAGGAGATGATATTATTTGTCGGGTTCCCATAAGTTTTTCCCAGGCATCTCTGGGGGATGAAATTATGGTTCCGACTCTGGAAGGCAGGCAGACGCTAAAAATAGCTCCCGGAACCCAGTCCGGCCATTTGTATCATTTTAAAAATCAGGGGGTTCCGCATCTGCGGAGTTATGGCCGGGGAGAACAAATCATCCAGGTGGTGGTGGAAACCCCGACAAATCTGACTGAGCGGCAGCGGGAATTGCTGGGGGAATTTGCCCGTGAATGCGGCGAAGAAACCCAGCCGCAGCATAAAAGTTTTTTCAGCAAAGTGAAAGAAATGTTGGGATGA